A region from the Drosophila bipectinata strain 14024-0381.07 chromosome 3R, DbipHiC1v2, whole genome shotgun sequence genome encodes:
- the kkv gene encoding chitin synthase chs-2 yields MSAMRHRPMAPPGNGAGAGAAGEHGDSDDNNFTDDESSPLTHDIYGGSQRTIQETKGWDVFRDPPIKIETGSTANQECLELTIKILKIFAYVITFIIVLTGGVIAKGTMLFMTSQIRKDKKMEYCNKDLGRDKNFVVRLPEEERVAWIWALLIAYALPEIGALIRSARICFFKTFKVPKTGHFLFAWLMESMSAVGTALLMFVVLPQIDAIQGAMLTNCLCVIPGIFGLLSRTSKEGKRFVKVIIDLAAVAAQVTGLVIWPLLENRRELWVIPVACVMISCGWWENYVSPQSPLGLVRVLGRIKDEMRYTRYFCHMFFSIWKILLFFTFTLLIYWAQGDEPGNLFSMYGDAFGPHKIIVYELPAGLGGVLPDTLESANIDTVDVDASYNTVVYVLLLQIFGAYLCYIFGKFACKILIQGFSYAFPVSLTVPLSVSFLIAACGIRIDDPCFFHDTIPDYLFFTSPSNFRFNNFVTEQMAWAWILWLLSQTWIALHIWTPKCERLATTEKLFVRPMYSSLLIDQSMALNRRRDDQADVKTEDLSEIEKEKGDEYYETISVHTDRSSAPNKPSIKSSDNITRIYSCATMWHETKDEMIEFLKSIMRMDEDQCARRVAQKYLRVLDPDYYEFETHIFFDDAFEISDHSDDDIQCNRFVKLLIGTMDEAASEIHQTTIRLRPPKKYPTPYGGRLVWTLPGKTKFITHLKDKDRIRHRKRWSQVMYMYYLLGHRLMELPISVDRKDAIAENTYLLTLDGDIDFKPNAVTLLVDLMKKNKNLGAACGRIHPVGSGPMVWYQLFEYAIGHWLQKATEHMIGCVLCSPGCFSLFRGKALMDDNVMKKYTTRSDEARHYVQYDQGEDRWLCTLLLQRGYRVEYSAASDAYTHCPEGFNEFYNQRRRWVPSTIANIMDLLADAKRTIKINDNISLLYIFYQMMLMGGTILGPGTIFLMLVGAFVAAFRIDNWTSFHYNIVPILAFMFICFTCKSNIQLFVAQVLSTAYALIMMAVIVGTALQLGEDGIGSPSAIFLISMVGSFFIAACLHPQEFWCITCGLIYLLSIPSMYLLLILYSIINLNVVSWGTREVVAKKTKKELEAEKKAAEEAKKRVKQKSMLSFLQSGIGDNGDEEGSVEFSLAGLFRCIFCTHGKTSDEKQQLTSIAESLDTIKQRMDTIESAVDPHGHHATRHGRRRTTSSGSKDHHLLTSVAEKSGDESDESDSDTSAEPKQERDFLTNPYWIEDPDVRKGEVDFLSSSEIQFWKDLIDQYLYPIDNDPVEQARIAKDLKELRDSSVFAFFMINALFVLIVFLLQLNKDNIHVKWPFGVRTNITYDESTQEVHISKEYLQLEPIGLVFVFFFALILIIQFTAMLFHRFGTISHILASTELNFCKKKSEDLTQDQLIDKHAVEIVKNLQRLQGIDGDYDNDSGSGPDRIARRKTIQNLEKARQPRRQIGTLDVAFKKRFLKLTADAENNPATPILTRRLTMRAETIRALEVRKNSVMAERRKSAMQTLGAKNEYGITTGAPINNNGNLPNQRSGRISNAGISIKDVFNVNGGPGEQIYGSNGGGTINQGYEHVIDEDGDGNSLRLTTRNPHPHPHPQVSWGQNTNPGNSSGRL; encoded by the exons ATGTCTGCGATGCGGCATCGACCGATGGCCCCTCCGGGCAACGGAGCCGGAGCGGGGGCTGCCGGAGAGCACGGCGATAGCGATGACAACAACTTCACCGACGATGAGAGCTCGCCACTGACTCACGATATATATGGCGGCAG TCAACGCACCATACAGGAGACAAAGGGATGGGATGTGTTCCGAGATCCCCCAATCAAGATTGAGACTGGATCCACGGCCAACCAGGAGTGCCTAGAATTAACCATCAAGATCTTAAAGATCTTCGCCTATGTGATTACCTTTATAATAGTTTTAACCGGTGGCGTCATCGCCAAGGGCACAATGCTCTTCATGACCTCGCAAATCCGCAAGGACAAAAAGATGGAGTACTGTAACAAAGACTTG GGTCGCGACAAAAACTTCGTGGTGCGACTGCCGGAAGAGGAGCGTGTGGCCTGGATCTGGGCCCTTCTTATAGCCTATGCCCTGCCCGAGATCGGAGCCTTGATCCGCTCTGCCCGTATCTGCTTCTTCAAGACGTTCAAGGTGCCAAAAACGGGGCACTTCCTGTTCGCCTGGCTGATGGAGAGTATGAGTGCTGTGGGCACGGCCTTGCTGATGTTCGTGGTGCTCCCCCAGATCGATGCGATTCAGGGCGCCATGTTGACCAACTGCCTGTGCGTGATCCCTGGAATCTTTGGCCTGCTCTCGCGCACCTCCAAAGAGGGCAAGCGATTCGTGAAGGTTATCATCGACTTGGCAGCAGTGGCGGCCCAGGTAACCGGTCTGGTCATCTGGCCACTGCTGGAGAATCGTCGGGAGTTGTGGGTCATCCCAGTAGCCTGTGTGATGATCTCCTGCGGCTGGTGGGAGAATTACGTTTCCCCGCAATCCCCACTGGGACTGGTGAGAGTTCTCGGAAGGATCAAGGACGAGATGCGCTACACACGATACTTCTGTCACATGTTCTTCTCCATTTGGAAGATCCTGCTCTTCTTTACTTTCACGCTTTTGATATACTGGGCGCAGGGTGATGAGCCTGGCAACTTGTTCTCCATGTACGGCGATGCCTTTGGGCCGCATAAGATCATCGTCTATGAACTGCCTGCGGGACTCGGCGGTGTCCTGCCTGATACCCTGGAATCAGCAAACATTGACACTGTGGATGTGGATGCCTCTTACAATACCGTCGTGTATGTCCTGCTCCTGCAGATTTTTGGCGCCTATCTGTGTTACATTTTCGGCAAATTCGCCTGCAAGATCCTTATCCAGGGCTTCAGCTATGCCTTCCCAGTGAGTTTGACCGTGCCCCTGTCCGTGTCCTTCCTGATCGCCGCTTGTGGAATAAGGATCGATGATCCCTGCTTCTTCCACGACACCATACCTGACTATCTGTTCTTCACGAGCCCCTCAAACTTCCGCTTCAATAACTTTGTCACTGAGCAAATGGCCTGGGCCTGGATCCTGTGGCTCCTGAGTCAGACTTGGATTGCCTTGCACATCTGGACACCAAAATGTGAGCGTTTGGCCACCACCGAGAAGTTGTTTGTGAGGCCCATGTACTCCTCGCTTCTGATCGATCAGTCAATGGCCCTAAACAGGAGGAGGGATGATCAAGCCGATGTCAAAACCGAG gACCTCTCGGAAATCGAAAAGGAAAAGGGCGATGAGTACTATGAGACCATATCGGTGCACACGGATCGATCTTCGGCGCCCAACAAGCCCTCCATCAAGTCCTCGGACAACATCACTCGTATCTACTCCTGCGCCACCATGTGGCATGAAACCAAGGACGAAATGATAGAGTTCTTGAAGAGTATCATGCGAATGGACGAGGATCAGTGTGCCCGCCGTGTGGCTCAAAAGTACTTGCGAGTCCTCGACCCTGATTACTACGAGTTTGAAA CTCACATTTTCTTTGACGATGCTTTTGAAATCTCGGATCACAGCGACGATGATATCCAGTGCAATCGGTTCGTTAAGCTGCTGATTGGCACCATGGACGAGGCTGCTTCTGAAATCCATCAGACCACAATCAGATTACGGCCACCCAAGAAATACCCCACTCCATATGGAGGTCGTCTCGTTTGGACCCTGCCCGGAAAGACCAAGTTTATTACCCATCTCAAGGACAAGGATCGTATTCGTCACAGGAAGCGCTGGTCTCAGGTGATGTACATGTACTACCTGTTGGGTCACCGTCTCATGGAGCTGCCCATTTCGGTAGACCGCAAGGATGCCATTGCTGAGAATACCTACCTTTTGACCCTTGATGGAGATATTGATTTCAAGCCGAATGCAGTGACCTTGTTGGTGGATTTaatgaagaagaacaagaatCTGGGTGCCGCCTGTGGACGTATTCATCCCGTGGGCTCCGGTCCCATGGTGTGGTATCAGCTTTTCGAGTACGCCATTGGTCATTGGCTGCAGAAGGCCACCGAGCATATGATCGGCTGTGTGCTCTGTTCACCAGGATGCTTCTCCCTGTTCAGAGGCAAAGCTCTCATGGACGACAACGTGATGAAGAAGTACACTACCAGATCGGATGAGGCTCGTCATTACGTACAGTACGATCAGGGCGAAGATCGTTGGCTGTGCACGTTGCTCCTGCAGCGAGGATATCGCGTGGAGTACTCGGCTGCCAGTGATGCCTACACCCACTGCCCCGAGGGCTTCAACGAGTTCTACAACCAGCGCCGCAGATGGGTGCCATCGACCATTGCCAATATCATGGATCTTCTGGCGGATGCCAAGCGAACGATTAAAATCAATGACAACATCTCTCTGCTCTACATCTTCTACCAAATGATGTTGATGGGTGGCACTATCCTGGGACCTGGAACGATCTTCCTCATGTTGGTGGGTGCCTTTGTGGCTGCCTTCCGTATCGACAACTGGACCTCCTTCCACTACAACATCGTTCCTATTCTGGCCTTCATGTTCATATGTTTCACCTGCAAGTCAAATATCCAGCTATTTGTGGCGCAAGTCTTATCCACAGCCTATGCGTTGATTATGATGGCCGTGATTGTGGGTACGGCCTTGCAGTTGGGCGAGGACGGTATCGGTTCCCCATCGGCCATTTTCTTGATATCTATGGTTGGCTCATTCTTCATAGCCGCATGTTTGCATCCGCAGGAGTTCTGGTGCATAACATGCGGCTTAATCTATCTCTTGTCCATCCCGTCTATGTACCTGCTGCTCATTCTCTACTCGATCATCAACCTGAATGTCGTATCCTGGGGCACCCGCGAAGTGGTGGCCAAAAAGACCAAGAAGGAGCTGGAGGCGGAAAAAAAAGCCGCCGAGGAGGCCAAGAAGCGAGTGAAACAGAAGAGCATGCTCAGCTTTCTGCAGAGCGGAATTGGCGACAATGGCGATGAGGAGGGTTCCGTGGAGTTCTCCCTTGCCGGACTGTTCCGTTGTATTTTCTGCACCCACGGCAAGACCTCCGACGAAAAGCAGCAGCTGACGAGCATTGCTGAGTCTTTGGATACCATAAAACAGCGAATGGACACCATTGAAAGTGCAGTGGATCCACACGGACATCATGCTACACGACATGGTAGAAGGCGGACCACATCCAGCGGATCAAAGGATCATCACCTGCTCACCTCGGTGGCAGAAAAATCTGGGGACGAGTCAGACGAATCGGATTCGGACACATCGGCGGAACCGAAACAGGAGCGAGACTTCCTCACCAATCCCTACTGGATCGAAGACCCCGATGTCCGCAAGGGCGAAGTTGACTTCCTGTCCAGTTCGGAGATCCAGTTCTGGAAGGACCTCATCGACCAGTATCTTTATCCCATTGACAATGATCCCGTGGAACAG GCCCGTATAGCTAAAGATCTCAAGGAACTGCGCGACTCTTCGGTATTTGCATTCTTCATGATCAATGCACTGTTTGTGCTGATCGTGTTCCTGCTGCAGCTGAACAAGGACAACATCCACGTCAAGTGGCCGTTTGGAGTTAGGACCAACATCACCTACGACGAGAGCACCCAGGAG GTTCACATCTCCAAGGAATACCTGCAACTGGAACCCATTGGTCTGGTCTTTGTGTTCTTCTTCGCTCTGATTTTAATCATTCAGTTTACGGCCATGTTGTTCCATCGATTCGGCACCATATCGCATATCCTGGCATCCACCGAACTGAACTTTTGCAAGAAAAAATCGGAGGACCTAACCCAGGATCAACTAATAGATAAG CATGCTGTTGAGATAGTAAAGAATCTTCAGCGGCTCCAAGGCATAGACGGAGACTATGACAATGACTCAGGTTCTGGACCAGATCGCATAGCCCGGCGAAAGACGATTCAAAATCTGGAGAAGGCCCGTCAGCCACGTCGTCAGATAGGCACCCTTGACGTGGCATTTAAGAAACGTTTCCTGAAACTTACTGCTGATGCTGAGAATAATCCTGCCACGCCCATTCTCACACGTCGCCTTACAATGAGGGCAGAGACTATCCGAGCGCTGGAAGTGCGCAAGAATTCCGTAATGGCTGAACGTCGCAAGTCCGCCATGCAAACCCTGGGTGCCAAAAACGAATACGGGATTACCACTGGGGCTCCG ATAAATAACAACGGAAACCTGCCCAATCAAAGGAGTGGACGTATTTCGAATGCTGGCATCAGCATTAAGGATGTTTTCAATGTAAACGGAGGTCCTGGAGAG caaatttATGGCTCGAATGGCGGTGGCACCATCAACCAGGGCTACGAGCATGTCATCGACGAGGATGGCGATGGCAACTCCCTGCGGCTGACCACCCGGAATCCGCATCCCCACCCACATCCACAGGTCTCGTGGGGCCAGAACACCAACCCCGGAAACAGCTCCGGACGCCTGTGA
- the hd gene encoding protein downstream neighbor of son homolog, translating to MSGEAELASKWTRPDDFIRLQLLKQKKKRLAARVSNNNNNKRADLQLDETDKTKLLEAKLAQKRKNPFAKSTDDAKKQKIDLDLPNKEPVTASSCFVRETPTRPPPAKFLLQKFDPQAFQKLLHQPHINAEEEDDADLAARQKHTTHLPVDWCLKSRARFFCPTELPAIQLKTSQLASGLTSFVRCMDPQRTESTLDISDATRFNQCTYYWQHPHLPWLTLFPRNAKENNGVVIGEKERKALAEEWDYSFRGLFQLLRARQCPYFYVCANSFTVLFRAAGVGGRAESHALVTPSTRGMRQALRQEGIEFSMPLKNETAGSNGNDGSFTEDTNSTSSVVQEPPEEAAPLAQEDEDDDEDWLESLGVDERELRRIQSSHARKQQAAEMREDFSDNSLLLIDGVECQGFFSYLLNAKSAISTVGRLAGVPPTLLSPVAFPKATMQHLVPRSKKVRLDGVDYFSVDIKGVIMPTFLPSVVELFCETREMFSSTLASSINTLAFSKATQKLLESPEAPQSEGDEEDAAGHVFGEQNLSECGLLPSVVGSICRTGQHAVGLLERVCYQKGEGFAWS from the exons ATGTCCGGAGAAGCTGAGTTGGCCTCCAAATGGACACGACCCGATGAT ttcaTACGGCTCCAGCTGCTCAAGCAAAAGAAAAAGCGTTTGGCCGCCCGTgtgagcaacaacaataacaacaagagAGCGGACCTCCAGTTGGATGAAACGGACAAAACCAAACTCTTGGAAGCAAAGTTGGCACAGAAGCGAAAAAATCCCTTCGCCAA GTCCACAGATGATGCCAAGAAGCAAAAAATCGATCTGGATTTGCCCAATAAAGAGCCTGTCACCGCTTCCTCCTGTTTTGTGCGAGAGACACCAACTCGCCCGCCGCCCGCAAAGTTCCTACTGCAGAAATTCGATCCGCAGGCCTTTCAGAAGTTGCTGCACCAACCCCATATTAATGCCGAAGAGGAGGATGATGCTGATTTGGCGGCCCGACAAAAACACACAACCCACCTGCCTGTGGACTGGTGCTTGAAGTCGCGTGCTCGCTTTTTCTGTCCAACAGAGCTTCCAGCCATTCAGCTGAAAACATCCCAGCTGGCCAGCGGGCTTACCAGTTTTGTCCGCTGTATGGATCCCCAGCGAACCGAAAGCACACTAGACATCTCGGATGCCACTCGTTTCAACCAGTGCACCTACTATTGGCAGCATCCCCATCTGCCATGGCTGACTCTTTTTCCTCGTAACGCCAAGGAGAATAACGGCGTGGTCATTGGTGAAAAGGAACGAAAAGCATTGGCCGAAGAGTGGGACTACAGCTTTCGCGGATTGTTTCAGTTGTTGCGCGCCCGCCAGTGTCCGTACTTTTACGTGTGCGCCAATTCTTTTACCGTCTTGTTTCGAGCAGCCGGAGTGGGCGGTCGGGCAGAGAGCCATGCTCTGGTTACACCCTCTACTCGGGGCATGCGGCAAGCATTGCGGCAGGAGGGAATTGAATTCAGCATGCCCTTGAAAAATGAAACTGCTGGAAGTAATGGAAACGACGGTAGTTTCACTGAGGATACCAATAGTACCAGCTCCGTGGTCCAAGAACCCCCTGAAGAAGCAGCTCCCTTGGCCCAAGAAGACGAAGACGATGACGAGGACTGGCTTGAGAGTTTAGGTGTGGATGAACGAGAACTTCGACGTATACAATCCTCTCATGCGCGCAAACAGCAAGCAGCTGAAATGCGTGAGGACTTCAGCGACAACTCACTGCTCCTCATCGATGGCGTGGAGTGTCAGGGATTCTTTAGCTACCTTCTAAATGCCAAAAGTGCTATTAGTACTGTGGGCCGTTTGGCCGGAGTGCCTCCCACTCTTCTATCGCCAGTTGCTTTTCCGAAAGCTACTATGCAGCATTTGGTACCGCGTTCAAAGAAAGTCCGCCTCGATGGCGTCGACTACTTTAGCGTGGACATTAAGGGTGTTATAATGCCCACTTTCCTACCCAGCGTTGTTGAATTATTTTGCGAAACTCGTGAGATGTTTAGCTCCACGTTGGCTAGCAGCATCAATACTCTAGCGTTTAGCAAAGCCACCCAAAAGCTTCTCGAGAGCCCAGAGGCGCCTCAGTCGGAAGGAGATGAAGAGGACGCTGCCGGACACGTCTTTGGTGAGCAAAATCTTTCCGAATGCGGATTGCTGCCCTCTGTAGTTGGTTCCATATGCAGAACTGGCCAACACGCTGTGGGTCTTCTGGAGCGTGTTTGCTACCAGAAGGGCGAAGGATTTGCCTGGAGCTAG
- the LOC138926500 gene encoding uncharacterized protein, translating into MGNEPSRGQEGCGRSTCGIGNEERTRSRSCFVQRSQKPPTDDLRCSCPPLNNQIPQIPKQIPQIPNQVPQNPNQIPQPSGCGCGCPPRRPPAAHRVRVCGASAPAPLSLTGQNPPGGCYATNPGPVSLAGQKPPGGCYATYPGKARGSPTAHPVPQCHRKNQSSFHPMGPRSDFDEGGARILSEPASHNSDSVELAPPVQALNEMCQQPFDRYSPPAPRSARTMSPLANFDLDRFDRDAHRGGRRRNVSIRTCVDYDYEPIEWERGEHTTGDRSLQPSPPSRSYPEPPPDHGTPRSYPEPPPEHATPRSHHQPPPAHDTPRSYPQPPHAHDTPRSYPQPHPAHDTPRSCPEIPPAHGRPRSSRRSRNPPDQNQCNNQNLKQRGPEIEHVRCPYRG; encoded by the exons ATGG GGAACGAGCCGAGCCGTGGCCAAGAAGGCTGTGGAAGGTCAACCTGTGGCATTGGGAATGAAGAGCGAACTCGCAGTCGAAGTTGTTTTGTTCAACGCTCCCAAAAGCCTCCAACTGATGACCTCCGATGTAGCTGTCCGCCTCTAAATAACCAGATCCCACAGATACCCAAACAGATACCTCAAATACCCAACCAGGTACCACAGAATCCCAACCAGATACCACAGCCTTCGGGTTGTGGCTGTGGCTGTCCACCTCGTCGTCCACCTGCGGCGCATAGAGTGCGAGTCTGCGGTGCCTCTGCACCAGCTCCCTTAAGTCTTACAGGACAAAACCCACCAGGAGGGTGCTATGCCACAAATCCAGGTCCCGTAAGTCTTGCAGGACAAAAGCCACCTGGAGGCTGCTATGCCACATACCCAGGAAAAGCAAGGGGTAGTCCAACAGCGCATCCTGTTCCCCAGTGCCATCGTAAAAATCAATCAAGTTTCCATCCAATGGGCCCAAGGTCTGACTTTGATGAAGGAGGAGCTCGAATACTAAGTGAACCCGCTTCCCATAACAGTGATTCTGTCGAATTGGCGCCTCCGGTTCAGGCTCTCAATGAAATGTGTCAACAACCCTTTGATCGGTATTCGCCACCAGCTCCAAGAAGTGCTCGGACGATGAGTCCTTTAGCGAACTTCGATTTGGATCGTTTCGATAGGGACGCACATAGAGGGGGAAGGAGGAGGAATGTGTCGATTCGGACATGTGTCGATTACGACTATGAACCGATCGAATGGGAAAGAGGGGAACATACAACCGGTGACCGATCTTTGCAGCCTTCTCCACCATCGAGGTCATATCCTGAACCACCCCCCGACCATGGTACACCGAGGTCATATCCTGAACCACCCCCCGAACACGCTACACCAAGGTCACATCATCAACCACCCCCCGCCCACGATACACCGAGGTCATATCCTCAACCACCTCACGCCCACGATACACCGAGGTCATATCCTCAACCGCACCCAGCCCACGATACACCGAGGTCATGTCCTGAAATACCCCCCGCCCACGGGCGCCCGAGGTCATCAAGGCGATCTCGAAACCCTCCTGACCAGAATCAATGCAATAATCAGAACCTAAAACAGCGCGGTCCAGAAATAGAGCATGTACGGTGCCCCTATCGTGGATAA
- the LOC108126492 gene encoding transcription factor Ouib, whose translation MDITQVCRICANQIKNANTQRNIFKYMRGKLWNQLKLITGVELTTDQGLPEGACERCQSELDLAMKFRERCIFSQKYLLDIKQKEKSKPKHKTTPAELEEQLIDADFIKPAEFEVCVVENFDDEISDDDDPQASVMAAAEAAHQAEIREQQLERAAKRHRNFFICDLCGHFFKDEYLYNSHVAAHECRKEMKDFFPCNECPLHFNKRVLLRQHRAQCHIENATFKCFTCGEIFLSRGDKLRHQKAHENERPYPCLECGEVCNSVQELQQHSSTHPPPKRKYRCEPCSKDFSSRKDLMTHSRTKIHKRLVRNMEEEMELTYES comes from the exons atggaCATAACACAAGTTTGTCGTATTTGTGCCAACCAAATCAAGAACGCAAATACCCAGCGCAACATATTCAAATACATGCGCGGGAAGCTATGGAACCAACTTAAGCTGATTACTGGTGTCGAG TTGACTACCGACCAAGGACTGCCAGAGGGTGCATGTGAACGATGCCAGTCGGAATTGGACCTGGCGATGAAGTTTCGAGAGCGTTgtattttttctcaaaaatatttgctgGATATAAAACAGAAGGAGAAAAGCAAACCCAAACATAAAACCACACCGGCTGAGCTAGAGGAGCAGCTAATCGATGCGGATTTTATAAAGCCTGCAGAATTTGAAGTATGCGTAGTAGAAAACTTCGATGACGAAATCTCGGATGACGATGATCCACAAGCTTCTGTCATGGCCGCAGCAGAGGCCGCCCACCAGGCGGAAATTCGGGAGCAACAATTAGAACGGGCCGCTAAAAGACACAGAAATTTCTTTATATGTGACCTTTGTGGCCACTTCTTTAAAGATGAGTACCTATACAACAGTCACGTTGCAGCGCATGAGTGTCGCAAGGAAATGAAGGACTTCTTCCCATGCAATGAGTGTCCACTTCATTTTAATAAGAGAGTACTATTAAGGCAGCACCGTGCTCAGTGCCACATTGAAAACGCCACGTTCAAGTGCTTCACTTGTGGCGAGATTTTCCTTTCTAGGGGAGATAAGCTACGTCACCAAAA GGCCCATGAAAACGAACGACCATACCCTTGTTTAGAATGCGGAGAGGTGTGCAATAGCGTTCAAGAACTTCAGCAGCATAGTTCGACCCACCCGCCTCCAAAGCGAAAATACag ATGTGAGCCTTGTTCTAAGGACTTTTCTTCACGCAAGGATTTAATGACGCATTCGAGGACTAAGATTCACAAGCGCTTGGTCAGAAATATGGAAGAAGAAATGGAATTAACATATGAAAGCTAG
- the Polr2F gene encoding DNA-directed RNA polymerases I, II, and III subunit RPABC2: protein MDDAEYDNDDVGGDDFDDVDEDVDEDINQEEEVDNIEIIAPGGAAGGGVPKSKRITTKYMTKYERARVLGTRALQIAMCAPIMVELDGETDPLQIAMKELKQKKIPIIIRRYLPDHSYEDWSIDELIMVDN, encoded by the exons ATGGATGATGCAGAATACGATAACGATGA CGTTGGCGGCGATGATTTCGATGATGTCGACGAGGATGTTGATGAAGATATCAATCAAGAGGAGGAGGTAGACAATATTGAAATAATTGCACCGGGTGGAGCGGCAGGCGGTGGTGTTCCCAAGTCCAAACGCATCACCACCAAGTACATGACGAAATACGAGAGGGCGAGAGTTCTCGGCACTCGCGCTCTTCAAATTGCCATGTGTGCACCTATTATGGTGGAACTGGATGGTGAAACAGACCCCTTGCAGATCGCCATGAAGGAACTAAAGCAGAAAAAGATTCCCATTATAATCCGCCGCTACCTGCCCGACCACTCTTACGAGGACTGGAGCATTGACGAACTCATTATGGTGGACAACTAG
- the 7B2 gene encoding neuroendocrine protein 7B2: protein MLSQFQSVQLMVGAILLLSGGCPAQSYGGKDNIFADVLLTDLLNRMDNDMQVGYYDVDNDGEMAPAVPKDNVDLVSRSEYSRLCDGGSDCVLQSGASSNPSLRDHEFMQHSSLWGHQYISGGMGEGPNRYHSIVKNDAGLPAYCNPPNPCPEGYDVETQGGSCISDFENTAIFSREFQAAQDCTCDSEHMFDCSEQESGDTGSDKGDLNSAVEQYILQMGQENSLNNVNSLVKKAGYPAMVDPRIEPALINPFLQGDRLPIAAKKGNLLFH from the exons ATGTTGTCCCAATTTCAAA GTGTGCAGTTAATGGTCGGGGCTATCCTGCTCCTTTCTGGCGGATGTCCAGCCCAGTCTTATGGCGGAAAGGATAACATTTTCGCAGATGTCCTGCTGACGGATTTGCTCAATCGCATGGACAACGACATGCAGGTGGGCTATTATGATGTGGATAACGATGGCGAGATGGCACCCGCCGTTCCCAAGGATAATGTGGACCTGGTCTCCAGGTCTGAGTACTCCCGATTGTGCGATGGCGGCAGTGACTGTGTTCTGCAGTCTGGTGCTTCTTCAAATCCTTCCTTGCGAGACCATGAATTCATGCAGCACAGCTCGCTATGGGGCCACCAATACATCTCCGGAGGAATGGGTGAGGGTCCGAATAGGTATCACTCCATTGTTAAGAACGACGCCGGACTGCCTGCCTACTGCAATCCCCCCAATCCGTGCCCAGAGGGATACGACGTGGAGACTCAAGGTGGCAGCTGTATCTCTGACTTTGAGAACACGGCCATTTTCAGTCGGGAGTTCCAGGCTGCTCAGGACTGCACATGCGACAGTGAGCATATGTTCGACTGCTCGGAGCAGGAAAGCGGCGATACCGGATCCGACAAGGGCGATCTAAATTCCGCCGTAGAGCAGTATATTCTGCAAATGGGCCAAGAAAACAGTCTCAACAATGTGAACAGCTTGGTCAAGAAGGCCGGGTATCCGGCAATGGTGGATCCTCGCATTGAGCCTGCCCTCATCAATCCATTCCTTCAGGGCGACCGTCTGCCGATAGCCGCCAAGAAGGGCAACCTGCTCTTCCACTAA
- the LOC108126526 gene encoding uncharacterized protein produces the protein MSSPAQKRSGSKGQKVANLVPQILSDVPATFDVMQLNSHGLSSGRGVQLPPLMTRGKIRPEQVDHAQFRVLDPHSKALSDQQFNALIKRLVKCFMSEVAITKKLRKLTAHPIGLRPTDEDMIHHLETLRRNYEAERSVLVVKLSLDKRFNDAGVRSTSSSKKSRSLNLYPKRKEPGIVTIPDESHDPDIRPAFSKKRQTGGSLVAVPSNIPFVNNSIASPLNLSQKLQKKLERLQRSDPKMSLSTCSRASMFSAIGEPQISPPQSTSETDIFYDMPTVVMGSF, from the coding sequence ATGAGCTCTCCCGCGCAGAAACGATCAGGATCCAAGGGCCAGAAGGTGGCGAACCTTGTACCGCAGATCCTTTCCGATGTTCCAGCCACCTTCGATGTAATGCAATTGAATAGCCATGGCCTGAGCAGCGGTCGAGGCGTCCAACTGCCGCCGCTGATGACCAGGGGAAAGATCCGACCGGAACAAGTGGACCATGCCCAGTTCCGGGTTCTGGACCCGCATTCCAAGGCTCTCAGCGATCAGCAGTTTAACGCACTAATCAAGCGGCTGGTCAAGTGCTTCATGTCAGAGGTGGCTATTACAAAGAAGTTGCGCAAGCTGACCGCCCACCCCATCGGGCTCCGACCCACCGATGAGGATATGATCCACCATCTGGAGACCCTCCGTCGCAACTATGAGGCCGAGCGTTCGGTCCTCGTTGTAAAGCTCAGTCTGGATAAAAGGTTTAATGATGCTGGCGTGCGATCCACCAGCTCATCCAAAAAGTCCAGATCCTTGAACTTATATCCTAAGCGCAAGGAGCCTGGGATAGTAACTATTCCCGATGAGTCGCACGACCCCGATATTCGACCCGCCTTCTCCAAAAAGCGCCAGACCGGAGGATCTTTGGTCGCAGTGCCAAGTAATATACCCTTCGTCAATAACAGTATTGCATCGCCATTGAATCTTTCTCAgaagctccaaaaaaaactagaaagatTGCAAAGGTCCGATCCGAAAATGTCACTGTCCACCTGCTCCCGAGCTTCAATGTTTTCTGCCATCGGGGAGCCTCAAATAAGTCCTCCTCAATCCACCAGCGAAACTGATATATTCTATGATATGCCAACCGTCGTAATGGGTAGTTTTTGA